From the genome of Deltaproteobacteria bacterium:
ATAATTTACGAAGGTCTTGTCGGTCACTTCTTTCTCCGAGAGTTCGACGTTACGTACGATTTAAAAAATTCTCAGATGATTTTCAGAAAGCCCGCGAACTCACTTTAGATCCTATGCCGCACGCAGAAAGCGGTCACGGCCGCTTCCCTGAACAGTCATCAAACAGTCACCAACTCAAATTGGCAGCAGGCGATATTGATTTGCACCTAACTGATTTGGACCGTTGCCAAATCGGAAGGGCCCGTGCCCTCGCGGCCAGCGGCCAGCTGGCTGCAAAGCACTACCTTTATTGTCAGTGTGCATTTCTAATGTTAAATTTCGACTAATGTCATGGGAACAATATTTTGCAAAAAATAAGGGGCGGCCAGTGAGGCCACTTTATGCGCAGGCGATTGAGCTTGTGTCTGCCTCTGAATCAGCGGTGCTAACTGCGGTCGATATGGGCTGTGGTGCAGGTATTGAGACATCTGATTTATTGCGCCGAGGTTGGAACGTAATTGCGGTAGATCAGGAACTATCATCGATTTCCACCGTTATAGAACTGGCTCAAAGGCAGTCGAATCAAAATTTGAGAACGATTTGCAGCAGCTTTGAAGATTTACAATCGATACCATCCGCAGAATTTGTTTACGCCTACCACTCCCTGCCATTTTGCAAAGCTGATCACCTTGATTCTCTTTGGAGCTTGATCAATCAAGCAGTGAAACCAAACGGATTTTTTGCCGGTAGTTTTTTTGGCCTGAATGATGAGTGGGTTAAGTCCGGTAAAACCTCCGGTGTTAGTAAAGAGAAGTTAGAATCGTATCTCGCAAGCTTTGATATTCTACATTTTGAAGAATTCGATAAGGTCGGAAATACAGCCTTGAGCGGTCCGAAGCAATGGCACTTCATGGATGTTATTGCTCGAAAAAAGTTTGACGAAAACTTCTGCGTCTCGGTTACGGCGTGATCAGAATTTCGAACTGCGTATGATCGATCTCGTTGTGATCAACTCTTGTGATACTCTCCTCGTGATAGAGTCGTCTCGTGTTGTAGTCGTCTCGTACTAAAGTCCTCGTCGAAAACAGATTTCGGACATTTCTTAAAATTAACTTTTGAATTTCGATTTTTATTGACGGGGGTTTTGTTCGCTTTTTGAAAGTGTAAATCGAATTGTCGACACACTTTACACACGCTGATTGAACGAACCGAGCGACGCCTATTCAGCGAGCTGCAGAGATCGGTCGCGTTCCTCCGCGGCTGACTTTTATAGACCTCACGGCGCAGATTTATACGCGAAAAATCGGTCGCTAAAAACTGATGATAAGACTTCCATATCCAAGGGAGGTTTCTATGCTTGCACTTTCAAACGACAATTTGATCACGGCCGTCCGCTCGCTTGTGAAAGAAGAACGGCGCATCACTCGAGAGATTTTAGATCATATCAATGAAGTCGCCCGACGCAGACTTTACGCTGATCTAGGTTTCTCCTCGATCTTTGATTGGTTGGTGAAGGACTTAGGCTATAGCGAATCGGCCGCCTATCGCAGGATGCAAGCCGCGAGAGTTTTGCAGGCGGTTCCGGAAGCAGCCGAAAAACTAGAATCGGGAGCGCTCGGTCTCACCGTGCTTTCAAAAGTGCAAACTTTGATTCGCGCTGACGAGAAACGCACTGGCGAAAGAATGTCCATCCAAGAAAAATCCGAAATTCTGACAAAAGTAGAATCATGTTCAGGCCGCGAAGCCGAACATCGATTGGCTCACCACTTTCCCGAGGTGGCCGCGCAATTTACAGACGGACTAATATCTAAAGAAAAAGTTCGCGTGATCAACGAGGATCAAGTCAGCGTCCAAGTGACTTTCACACGAGAGCAATTCGAAAAGCTAAAACGAATTCAAGAGCTGCTTTCGCATACGCACCTCGGCGCATCAAACGCTGAATTATTAAATGTCGCGATGGATGTTTTTCTTGAGAAAAAAGATCCGCTCAGAAAAATCGTCAAGCCGCGTGTAGCGCCATGCGACACCGCTGCGGAAGCGGAAATGCCTTACGCAAAAACCGCAAACTCACTAAAGCCGTCGACCCGAAACGCCGTACTGAAGAAATCAGGTGGTCAGTGCGAATACCGTGAAACAAAGACGGGTCATCGATGTGCGAGCCGCCATTTTCTAGAGATCGATCACATTCAGCCTCGAGCGCTCGGTGGAACAAATGTGCCTGATAACCTCAGAGTCCTTTGTCGCACGCACAATCTTTTGGTCGCTGAACGGGTATTTGGTCGGGAAAAGATCGAGGCGTTTCGGCGCCGGATGTAATCCATAT
Proteins encoded in this window:
- a CDS encoding class I SAM-dependent methyltransferase; this encodes MRPLYAQAIELVSASESAVLTAVDMGCGAGIETSDLLRRGWNVIAVDQELSSISTVIELAQRQSNQNLRTICSSFEDLQSIPSAEFVYAYHSLPFCKADHLDSLWSLINQAVKPNGFFAGSFFGLNDEWVKSGKTSGVSKEKLESYLASFDILHFEEFDKVGNTALSGPKQWHFMDVIARKKFDENFCVSVTA
- a CDS encoding HNH endonuclease, whose protein sequence is MLALSNDNLITAVRSLVKEERRITREILDHINEVARRRLYADLGFSSIFDWLVKDLGYSESAAYRRMQAARVLQAVPEAAEKLESGALGLTVLSKVQTLIRADEKRTGERMSIQEKSEILTKVESCSGREAEHRLAHHFPEVAAQFTDGLISKEKVRVINEDQVSVQVTFTREQFEKLKRIQELLSHTHLGASNAELLNVAMDVFLEKKDPLRKIVKPRVAPCDTAAEAEMPYAKTANSLKPSTRNAVLKKSGGQCEYRETKTGHRCASRHFLEIDHIQPRALGGTNVPDNLRVLCRTHNLLVAERVFGREKIEAFRRRM